In a single window of the Nitrospirota bacterium genome:
- a CDS encoding ABC-2 family transporter protein encodes MTETNFRVKKYLTLFNINWQNSLQYRFSLVIYIFGYSLYIWVLLYLWSTIYSQGQHVGNYSLSELTTYYLLQLMINSVIFSYVSWDIIDNIKDGYFSNFLIKPLDYYVYWFTVNLSGKLLEAVFVIIAVGFISFVFPGYFSFPAYLTTLIYFLISVILGIILAFEMDFCIGMITFWLTQVRTFKYMLQTIILFFAGAMLPLDLFPAFLIRVSEFLPFRYLVYIPIKIYLGKIDNPWPTYAVLSAWILIFFIISRVLLMRGIKRYEAVGA; translated from the coding sequence TCTGACCCTATTCAACATCAACTGGCAAAACTCTTTACAGTACCGGTTTTCACTTGTAATCTACATCTTTGGTTATTCACTATATATCTGGGTGCTGCTCTACCTCTGGTCTACTATTTACAGTCAGGGTCAGCATGTCGGCAATTACTCGCTCTCAGAACTTACGACATATTACCTGCTCCAGCTTATGATCAATTCAGTAATATTCTCTTACGTAAGCTGGGACATCATTGATAATATCAAAGACGGTTACTTCTCGAACTTCCTGATAAAACCGCTTGATTACTATGTATACTGGTTTACTGTAAATCTTTCCGGAAAATTACTTGAGGCGGTCTTTGTAATTATTGCCGTAGGTTTCATCTCTTTTGTATTTCCGGGTTATTTTTCATTTCCTGCATATCTGACCACATTGATATATTTCCTTATCTCAGTCATTCTGGGCATCATCCTTGCCTTTGAGATGGATTTCTGCATAGGCATGATCACATTCTGGCTGACACAGGTGCGTACCTTTAAATATATGCTCCAGACGATTATCCTGTTTTTTGCAGGGGCAATGCTGCCGCTTGACCTCTTCCCTGCCTTCCTGATCAGGGTATCAGAGTTTCTCCCCTTCAGATACCTTGTGTATATCCCAATAAAAATCTATCTCGGGAAGATAGATAATCCCTGGCCTACTTATGCTGTATTATCCGCATGGATACTGATATTCTTCATCATTTCAAGAGTACTGCTTATGAGAGGCATAAAGAGATATGAGGCGGTCGGTGCCTGA
- a CDS encoding ABC-2 family transporter protein, protein MPEFIKKLKRYIRLYRVFLLQNLKGDMVYRSNFITLVIMDIGFVSISVILFKIIFGHVNNIAGWTFHQSVILIGSVGLIREMAYLTFRRGFLELGNHIRTGTFDMFMVKPIAPNIHLAFRHISLSESFGEALMGFILVTYGIMHLDNFHWITIPLYIIFLFNSLFIYYGFSLLINSVVFWVIKTQELNTIIYFFMETSRYPGDIFRGAGKIIFTFIIPIGIIATVPASILTGRIGWRFALVSLLIGVTFLSVGLLVWRKSIEHYSSASG, encoded by the coding sequence GTGCCTGAGTTCATTAAAAAACTAAAGCGATACATCAGACTCTACCGGGTATTCCTTTTACAGAACCTCAAGGGTGATATGGTTTACCGCTCCAACTTTATTACACTGGTGATAATGGACATCGGCTTTGTAAGTATAAGCGTAATCCTGTTTAAGATCATCTTTGGCCATGTAAACAATATTGCAGGATGGACATTCCATCAGTCTGTTATCCTGATCGGAAGTGTCGGACTGATAAGGGAGATGGCCTACCTCACATTCAGGAGGGGCTTCCTTGAGCTTGGGAATCATATCAGGACAGGGACATTCGACATGTTTATGGTAAAACCGATCGCCCCCAATATACACCTTGCATTCAGGCACATCTCACTCTCAGAGAGCTTCGGTGAGGCGCTGATGGGATTTATACTCGTAACCTACGGGATTATGCATCTGGATAACTTCCACTGGATAACCATACCTCTCTACATCATATTTCTTTTTAATTCCCTGTTTATATATTACGGTTTCAGCCTTCTGATTAACAGCGTGGTATTCTGGGTTATAAAAACTCAGGAGTTGAATACTATCATATACTTTTTCATGGAAACCTCACGCTATCCCGGAGACATCTTCAGGGGTGCCGGAAAGATAATATTCACGTTCATTATCCCAATCGGGATTATCGCAACAGTCCCTGCATCTATACTGACAGGCCGCATAGGATGGAGGTTTGCATTAGTCTCTCTCCTGATAGGTGTAACATTTTTGAGTGTGGGGCTGCTTGTCTGGAGAAAGAGTATTGAGCATTATTCAAGTGCAAGCGGGTGA
- a CDS encoding ABC transporter ATP-binding protein — MPTSIHVKDLAKTFEYFRKEEGLVGSLKSLFWREKLYNDALKKVSFEAEDGELIGFLGPNGAGKTTTLKILSGILYPTSGDATVLGHVPWKREPEYQKSFSIVMGQKNQLWWDLPAQESFALNKEIYDIPTATYRYNLDELTELFDIKDIIDVPVRKLSMGQRMKCELAAALLHSPRVLFLDEPTIGLDIISQEKIRTYIKEYNKIKKTTVLLTSHYMRDVERLCNRVIVINHGSIIYDGSFDDLMSHYGDHKIIRLRFSREYNEGSLSKYGEIVEQTSHTVVLKTSKDNIAKSTATILSELPVEDLSVEEVEIEDIIRKIFTQG, encoded by the coding sequence ATGCCAACATCAATTCACGTAAAAGATCTTGCAAAAACGTTTGAGTATTTCAGGAAGGAAGAGGGGCTTGTCGGTTCTCTTAAGAGTCTTTTCTGGAGGGAGAAACTCTATAATGATGCACTGAAGAAGGTATCGTTTGAGGCAGAGGATGGGGAACTGATAGGTTTTCTCGGCCCGAATGGTGCCGGAAAGACTACCACCCTGAAGATATTGTCCGGCATACTCTATCCTACCTCGGGTGATGCAACGGTTTTAGGACATGTGCCGTGGAAGAGAGAGCCTGAGTACCAGAAATCATTTTCAATTGTAATGGGACAGAAGAACCAGTTGTGGTGGGACCTGCCTGCACAGGAGTCATTTGCACTCAATAAAGAGATATATGACATCCCCACTGCAACGTATAGATATAACTTAGATGAACTGACAGAGCTGTTTGACATAAAGGATATTATAGATGTACCTGTAAGAAAGCTCTCCATGGGACAACGGATGAAATGCGAACTTGCAGCCGCCCTGCTCCATTCACCCAGAGTCCTGTTTCTTGATGAACCGACTATCGGCCTTGATATTATCTCGCAGGAAAAGATAAGGACATACATCAAAGAGTACAACAAAATCAAGAAGACCACTGTTCTGCTCACAAGCCATTACATGCGTGACGTAGAACGGCTATGTAACCGTGTAATCGTTATAAACCACGGGAGCATTATATATGACGGGTCTTTCGATGACCTGATGAGTCACTATGGAGACCACAAGATAATAAGGCTACGATTCTCACGCGAGTACAATGAAGGCAGCCTCAGCAAATATGGCGAAATAGTAGAACAGACGAGTCATACCGTAGTCTTAAAAACAAGCAAAGACAACATCGCCAAATCCACCGCCACAATCCTCAGCGAACTCCCTGTAGAAGACCTCTCCGTTGAAGAGGTAGAGATTGAGGATATTATAAGGAAGATTTTTACGCAGGGATGA
- a CDS encoding UPF0175 family protein, which produces MLWEVEELKKLSEIQPDIIEDALKDLWERRPALHKSVVINAYIDGKINLGKAAELLAISRIELELELKGKGIPVRHLTAEDVAAEVEAIKEW; this is translated from the coding sequence ATGTTATGGGAAGTAGAAGAATTAAAAAAACTCAGTGAAATCCAGCCGGACATTATAGAAGACGCACTTAAAGATTTATGGGAGAGAAGGCCTGCCTTACACAAATCTGTAGTCATAAATGCTTATATTGATGGAAAGATAAACCTTGGCAAGGCAGCAGAGCTTCTTGCAATATCAAGGATAGAACTTGAACTTGAGTTAAAGGGAAAAGGAATACCTGTCAGACATCTGACTGCTGAGGACGTTGCTGCCGAAGTCGAGGCAATAAAAGAATGGTGA